In the Salarias fasciatus chromosome 13, fSalaFa1.1, whole genome shotgun sequence genome, one interval contains:
- the pwwp2b gene encoding PWWP domain-containing protein 2B, with translation MEAAAAELRAGSRVPVTIDQIVNDTLVVTLTYRERSYTGILLDCGKKTGLFCLPDFTAKLGDCPIPMPACEVAAVLSEEPVSKSPSQASHRPKDENTLPEGSMPPAPQPGPVPTPVPAGQTPYPPYFEGAPFPQPLWVRHTYSQWVPQPPPRPIKRKKRRTREPGRMTMSTIRLRPRQVLCEKCKNTLNSDEDSKDGMSNTKTSRKENTLQSDEDGDEKDLPSKLSRKEDIVASKDTKRRENGTSLDSKRLRKDKRAESDVEKYPVGDVIPHSPVIKISYSTPQGKGEVMKIPSRVHGSVKPFCPKQLVQNGVGENGKAPSNPTKEQRHILDATRSGLTVSIPKLKLTRPFTNVAQDSPSPKIRLKPPQREGEESVVEYEAELVGDARRRSPRAPGPCLSHSEDSVEGKNSLDLWSGSSGEEAERSHSDLTLLINFRKRKADSSSLSVCSSDSLDESKSFSSDGTSPEMCDLAPGEDLSVTSSSVPSRDDCKTVPPLTVRLHTRSMTKCVTEEGHAVAVGDIVWGKIHGFPWWPARVLSISGTRKQETPSCEAQWPQAKVAWFGSPTTSQLSVAKLSPFREFFRSRFNRKKKGMYRRAILEAAKAVGHMGPEITSLLSHCDT, from the exons ATGGAGGCTGCGGCCGCGGAGCTGCGGGCCGGCTCTCGGGTACCTGTCACTATCGATCAAATAGTTAACGACACACTGGTGGTGACGCTGACCTATCGAGAAAGGAGCTACACGGGGATATTGCTCGACTGCGGCAAAAA gaCTGGACTCTTTTGTCTCCCAGACTTCACGGCGAAACTTGGGGACTGTCCGATACCTATGCCTGCCTGTGAAGTCGCGGCAGTTCTGAGTGAGGAGCCGGTTTCCAAATCTCCCAGCCAGGCTTCGCACAGACCAAAGGATGAAAACACTctccctgaaggcagcatgCCCCCTGCCCCGCAGCCTGGCCCCGTGCCCACGCCGGTGCCCGCTGGACAGACTCCTTATCCTCCTTATTTTGAAGGAGCCCCCTTTCCTCAACCTTTGTGGGTGCGCCACACATATAGCCAATGGGTACCTCAACCCCCGCCGCGACCAatcaagaggaagaagaggcggACGCGAGAACCCGGCCGTATGACCATGAGCACTATCCGTCTACGGCCGAGGCAGGTGCTGTGTGAAAAATGCAAGAACACACTGAACAGCGACGAGGACAGCAAAGATGGCATGAGCAACACCAAGACTTCTAGAAAAGAGAACACACTACAGAGCGACGAGGACGGCGACGAGAAGGACCTGCCTTCTAAGCTGTCGAGAAAAGAGGACATAGTTGCAAGCAAGGACACTAAGAGACGAGAAAACGGCACCAGCCTCGACAGCAAACGCCTACGAAAGGATAAAAGGGCTGAGTCTGATGTGGAGAAGTACCCTGTCGGTGACGTTATCCCCCATAGTCCTGTTATTAAGATCTCCTACAGCACTCCACAGGGCAAAGGGGAGGTCATGAAGATCCCCTCTCGCGTCCATGGGTCGGTCAAGCCATTCTGCCCCAAACAGCTGGTGCAGAACGGCGTGGGAGAAAATGGAAAGGCGCCTTCTAATCCCACCAAGGAGCAGCGGCACATACTTGACGCCACGAGGTCTGGCCTCACTGTGTCCATTCCCAAACTCAAACTAACCAGGCCTTTTACAAACGTGGCTCAGGACTCTCCTTCTCCAAAGATACGCTTGAAACCTCCTCAGAGGGAGGGCGAGGAGAGTGTGGTGGAGTATGAGGCAGAACTCGTAGGGGACGCCCGGCGACGAAGCCCGCGGGCGCCTGGGCCGTGCCTCTCCCACTCGGAGGACTCAGTAGAAGGCAAGAACTCTCTGGACCTCTGGTCCGGGAGTTCTGGGGAGGAAGCGGAGCGCAGCCACAGCGACCTCACCCTTCTCATCAATTTCCGTAAGCGCAAGGCGGACTCGTCTAGCCTGTCCGTTTGCAGCAGCGACAGCCTGGACGAGTCCAAATCCTTCAGCTCCGACGGCACGTCCCCCGAGATGTGCGACCTGGCGCCCGGCGAGGACCTCTCCGTTACTTCATCCTCCGTGCCCTCACGGGACGACTGCAAAACGGTGCCGCCGCTCACGGTGCGACTGCACACCCGCAGCATGACAAAGTGTGTGACGGAGGAGGGCCACGCCGTGGCGGTGGGCGACATCGTGTGGGGGAAGATCCACGGCTTCCCCTGGTGGCCCGCGCGGGTCCTCAGCATCAGCGGTACCCGCAAGCAGGAGACGCCCAGCTGCGAGGCCCAGTGGCCGCAGGCCAAGGTGGCGTGGTTCGGCTCGCCCACCACCTCCCAGCTGTCCGTCGCCAAACTGTCGCCATTCAGGGAGTTCTTCAGGTCTCGTTTCAACCGCAAGAAGAAAGGGATGTACCGCAGAGCCATCCTTGAGGCGGCCAAGGCCGTCGGTCACATGGGCCCAGAGATCACGTCACTGCTTTCCCACTGCGACACGTAG